One genomic region from Rosa rugosa chromosome 1, drRosRugo1.1, whole genome shotgun sequence encodes:
- the LOC133725238 gene encoding homeobox-leucine zipper protein GLABRA 2 isoform X2 — MGVDMSNNPPTSRTKDFFASPALSLSLAGIFRDAGTPGETAANREGEEGDEGSVGGRRRSREDTAEISSENSGPARSRSAEDIDFDAELGEPDEDDGDGDNKNKKKKRKKYHRHTTEQIREMEALFKESPHPDEKQRQQLSKQLGLAPRQVKFWFQNRRTQIKAIQERHENSLLKGEMEKLRDENKAMREQINKACCPNCGSATTSRDATLTTEEQQLRIENARLKSEVEKLRAALVKYPIGTSSPSSSTGQDQESRSSLDFYTGIFGLEKSRIMEIVNQAMEELQKMATAGEPLWVRSVETGREILNYDEYIKEFNIEMPASGRPKRSIEASRDTGVVFVDLPRLVQSFMDVNQWKEMFPSMISKAATVDVISNGEGDNRNGAVQLMFAELQMLTPLVPTREVYFVRCSKQLSPEQWAVVDVSIDKVEDNIDASLVKCRKRPSGCIIEDKSNGHCKVIWVEHLECQKSTVQTMYRSIVNSGLAFGARHWVATLQLQCERLVFFMATNVPMKDSTGVATLAGRKSILKMAQRMTSSFCRAIGASSYHTWTKISSKTGDDIRISSRKNLNDPGEPLGVILCAVSSVWLPVSPYALFDFLRDENRRNEWDIMLNGGPAQTIANLSKGQDRGNAVTIQTMKSKENSMWILQDSCINAYESMVVYAPVDITGMQSVMTGCDSSNMAVLSSGFSILPDGLESRPMVITSRQEDRGSDSEGGTLLTVAFQVLTNTSPTAKLTVESVESANTLISCTLRNIKTSLQCEDG, encoded by the exons ATGGGCGTCGACATGTCCAACAATCCACCAACTTCTCGCACCAAAGACTTCTTTGCCTCCCCTGCTCTCTCCCTCAGCCTC GCTGGGATTTTTCGAGATGCCGGGACTCCGGGGGAGACGGCGGCTAATAGGGAGGGGGAAGAAGGGGATGAAGGGAGCGTAGGCGGCCGCCGGAGGTCGAGAGAAGACACGGCTGAGATTAGCAGCGAGAACTCTGGTCCAGCGAGGTCGAGATCAGCGGAGGACATTGATTTTGATGCAGAGTTAGGAGAGCCAGATGAAGATGATGGAGATGGAgacaacaagaacaagaagaaaaagagaaaaaagtacCATAGGCACACCACTGAGCAAATCCGAGAAATGGAAGC GCTGTTCAAGGAGTCACCCCATCCAGATGAGAAGCAAAGACAGCAGCTGAGCAAGCAGTTAGGCCTTGCTCCAAGGCAAGTCAAGTTTTGGTTCCAAAATCGCCGTACCCAAATCAAg GCTATACAAGAGCGCCATGAAAACTCGTTGTTGAAAGGAGAAATGGAGAAACTCCGAGACGAGAATAAGGCGATGAGGGAGCAAATAAACAAAGCTTGTTGCCCCAACTGTGGCAGTGCCACGACTAGCAGAGATGCCACCTTGACAACCGAGGAGCAACAACTCCGAATCGAAAATGCGAGACTCAAATCCGAG GTTGAAAAACTCCGAGCAGCTCTAGTAAAATACCCTATTGGGACATCCTCTCCTTCCAGCTCTACTGGCCAGGACCAGGAGAGCAGAAGTTCTTTGGACTTTTACACAGGAATTTTCGGTCTTGAGAAGTCGAGGATTATGGAGATAGTTAACCAAGCAATGGAGGAGCTTCAAAAGATGGCCACAGCTGGAGAACCACTCTGGGTTCGAAGTGTTGAGACAGGCCGTGAAATACTTAATTATGATGAGTACATCAAAGAGTTCAACATTGAAATGCCAGCCAGTGGGCGGCCAAAGAGATCCATTGAGGCCTCAAGGGACACGGGTGTGGTTTTTGTGGATCTCCCAAGACTAGTTCAGAGCTTCATGGATGTG AATCAATGGAAGGAAATGTTTCCATCTATGATCTCAAAGGCTGCCACTGTTGATGTTATTAGCAATGGCGAAGGAGACAATAGAAATGGTGCTGTACAATTG ATGTTTGCAGAGCTGCAAATGCTTACACCTTTGGTGCCCACCAGAGAAGTTTACTTCGTTAGATGTAGCAAGCAACTGAGTCCTGAACAGTGGGCTGTTGTTGATGTTTCAATTGACAAAGTTGAAGATAACATTGATGCGTCCTTGGTGAAATGCAGAAAACGTCCCTCTGGTTGCATCATCGAAGACAAATCAAACGGCCATTGCAAG GTAATCTGGGTGGAGCACTTAGAGTGCCAGAAAAGCACAGTTCAGACCATGTACCGGAGTATAGTCAACAGTGGTCTGGCATTTGGTGCAAGACATTGGGTAGCGACGCTGCAACTCCAATGCGAAAGGCTTGTTTTCTTCATGGCAACCAATGTTCCGATGAAGGATTCAACTG GAGTAGCCACATTGGCTGGGAGAAAAAGCATTTTGAAAATGGCACAAAGAATGACATCAAGTTTTTGTCGCGCAATTGGAGCATCAAGCTACCATACCTGGACCAAGATCTCAAGCAAAACAGGTGATGACATTAGGATTTCCTCCAGGAAGAACTTGAACGATCCGGGAGAGCCTCTTGGTGTGATCTTGTGTGCAGTTTCTTCAGTATGGTTGCCTGTCTCTCCTTATGCCCTCTTCGATTTTTTGAGAGATGAGAATCGCAGGAACGAG TGGGACATTATGTTAAATGGGGGTCCGGCGCAAACAATTGCAAACCTATCCAAAGGACAAGATCGTGGCAATGCTGTTACTATTCAA ACAATGAAATCAAAAGAGAACAGCATGTGGATTCTACAAGATAGCTGCATAAATGCTTACGAGTCCATGGTGGTTTATGCTCCGGTGGATATCACTGGCATGCAGTCTGTGATGACAGGATGCGACTCGAGCAACATGGCCGTATTGTCTTCAGGGTTCTCAATTCTTCCAGATGGGTTGGAGTCGAGGCCTATGGTCATCACTTCCAGGCAAGAAGATCGAGGCAGTGACAGTGAAGGAGGAACTTTGTTAACCGTAGCATTTCAAGTCTTGACTAATACCTCTCCTACTGCCAAACTAACTGTGGAGTCTGTAGAGTCTGCCAACACTCTGATATCATGTACTTTGAGAAATATTAAGACGAGCTTGCAGTGTGAGGATGGCTGA
- the LOC133725238 gene encoding homeobox-leucine zipper protein GLABRA 2 isoform X1, whose translation MGVDMSNNPPTSRTKDFFASPALSLSLAGIFRDAGTPGETAANREGEEGDEGSVGGRRRSREDTAEISSENSGPARSRSAEDIDFDAELGEPDEDDGDGDNKNKKKKRKKYHRHTTEQIREMEALFKESPHPDEKQRQQLSKQLGLAPRQVKFWFQNRRTQIKAIQERHENSLLKGEMEKLRDENKAMREQINKACCPNCGSATTSRDATLTTEEQQLRIENARLKSEVEKLRAALVKYPIGTSSPSSSTGQDQESRSSLDFYTGIFGLEKSRIMEIVNQAMEELQKMATAGEPLWVRSVETGREILNYDEYIKEFNIEMPASGRPKRSIEASRDTGVVFVDLPRLVQSFMDVNQWKEMFPSMISKAATVDVISNGEGDNRNGAVQLMFAELQMLTPLVPTREVYFVRCSKQLSPEQWAVVDVSIDKVEDNIDASLVKCRKRPSGCIIEDKSNGHCKVIWVEHLECQKSTVQTMYRSIVNSGLAFGARHWVATLQLQCERLVFFMATNVPMKDSTGVATLAGRKSILKMAQRMTSSFCRAIGASSYHTWTKISSKTGDDIRISSRKNLNDPGEPLGVILCAVSSVWLPVSPYALFDFLRDENRRNEWDIMLNGGPAQTIANLSKGQDRGNAVTIQPCISIFQTMKSKENSMWILQDSCINAYESMVVYAPVDITGMQSVMTGCDSSNMAVLSSGFSILPDGLESRPMVITSRQEDRGSDSEGGTLLTVAFQVLTNTSPTAKLTVESVESANTLISCTLRNIKTSLQCEDG comes from the exons ATGGGCGTCGACATGTCCAACAATCCACCAACTTCTCGCACCAAAGACTTCTTTGCCTCCCCTGCTCTCTCCCTCAGCCTC GCTGGGATTTTTCGAGATGCCGGGACTCCGGGGGAGACGGCGGCTAATAGGGAGGGGGAAGAAGGGGATGAAGGGAGCGTAGGCGGCCGCCGGAGGTCGAGAGAAGACACGGCTGAGATTAGCAGCGAGAACTCTGGTCCAGCGAGGTCGAGATCAGCGGAGGACATTGATTTTGATGCAGAGTTAGGAGAGCCAGATGAAGATGATGGAGATGGAgacaacaagaacaagaagaaaaagagaaaaaagtacCATAGGCACACCACTGAGCAAATCCGAGAAATGGAAGC GCTGTTCAAGGAGTCACCCCATCCAGATGAGAAGCAAAGACAGCAGCTGAGCAAGCAGTTAGGCCTTGCTCCAAGGCAAGTCAAGTTTTGGTTCCAAAATCGCCGTACCCAAATCAAg GCTATACAAGAGCGCCATGAAAACTCGTTGTTGAAAGGAGAAATGGAGAAACTCCGAGACGAGAATAAGGCGATGAGGGAGCAAATAAACAAAGCTTGTTGCCCCAACTGTGGCAGTGCCACGACTAGCAGAGATGCCACCTTGACAACCGAGGAGCAACAACTCCGAATCGAAAATGCGAGACTCAAATCCGAG GTTGAAAAACTCCGAGCAGCTCTAGTAAAATACCCTATTGGGACATCCTCTCCTTCCAGCTCTACTGGCCAGGACCAGGAGAGCAGAAGTTCTTTGGACTTTTACACAGGAATTTTCGGTCTTGAGAAGTCGAGGATTATGGAGATAGTTAACCAAGCAATGGAGGAGCTTCAAAAGATGGCCACAGCTGGAGAACCACTCTGGGTTCGAAGTGTTGAGACAGGCCGTGAAATACTTAATTATGATGAGTACATCAAAGAGTTCAACATTGAAATGCCAGCCAGTGGGCGGCCAAAGAGATCCATTGAGGCCTCAAGGGACACGGGTGTGGTTTTTGTGGATCTCCCAAGACTAGTTCAGAGCTTCATGGATGTG AATCAATGGAAGGAAATGTTTCCATCTATGATCTCAAAGGCTGCCACTGTTGATGTTATTAGCAATGGCGAAGGAGACAATAGAAATGGTGCTGTACAATTG ATGTTTGCAGAGCTGCAAATGCTTACACCTTTGGTGCCCACCAGAGAAGTTTACTTCGTTAGATGTAGCAAGCAACTGAGTCCTGAACAGTGGGCTGTTGTTGATGTTTCAATTGACAAAGTTGAAGATAACATTGATGCGTCCTTGGTGAAATGCAGAAAACGTCCCTCTGGTTGCATCATCGAAGACAAATCAAACGGCCATTGCAAG GTAATCTGGGTGGAGCACTTAGAGTGCCAGAAAAGCACAGTTCAGACCATGTACCGGAGTATAGTCAACAGTGGTCTGGCATTTGGTGCAAGACATTGGGTAGCGACGCTGCAACTCCAATGCGAAAGGCTTGTTTTCTTCATGGCAACCAATGTTCCGATGAAGGATTCAACTG GAGTAGCCACATTGGCTGGGAGAAAAAGCATTTTGAAAATGGCACAAAGAATGACATCAAGTTTTTGTCGCGCAATTGGAGCATCAAGCTACCATACCTGGACCAAGATCTCAAGCAAAACAGGTGATGACATTAGGATTTCCTCCAGGAAGAACTTGAACGATCCGGGAGAGCCTCTTGGTGTGATCTTGTGTGCAGTTTCTTCAGTATGGTTGCCTGTCTCTCCTTATGCCCTCTTCGATTTTTTGAGAGATGAGAATCGCAGGAACGAG TGGGACATTATGTTAAATGGGGGTCCGGCGCAAACAATTGCAAACCTATCCAAAGGACAAGATCGTGGCAATGCTGTTACTATTCAA CCATGCATTTCAATCTTTCAGACAATGAAATCAAAAGAGAACAGCATGTGGATTCTACAAGATAGCTGCATAAATGCTTACGAGTCCATGGTGGTTTATGCTCCGGTGGATATCACTGGCATGCAGTCTGTGATGACAGGATGCGACTCGAGCAACATGGCCGTATTGTCTTCAGGGTTCTCAATTCTTCCAGATGGGTTGGAGTCGAGGCCTATGGTCATCACTTCCAGGCAAGAAGATCGAGGCAGTGACAGTGAAGGAGGAACTTTGTTAACCGTAGCATTTCAAGTCTTGACTAATACCTCTCCTACTGCCAAACTAACTGTGGAGTCTGTAGAGTCTGCCAACACTCTGATATCATGTACTTTGAGAAATATTAAGACGAGCTTGCAGTGTGAGGATGGCTGA